Proteins encoded within one genomic window of Geotalea daltonii FRC-32:
- a CDS encoding rhodanese-like domain-containing protein → MRLTAVACATVIVWATLAFAAGEKNISSREAKGLLSKGKNVFLLDVRTPDEYRQAHLRGAVLIPVNEIERRLREVPKNRPVVVYCAVGSRSGMVAGYLAGKGYSEVYNMSDGIVGWYRSGFSIER, encoded by the coding sequence ATGAGATTAACAGCAGTTGCATGTGCAACCGTCATCGTGTGGGCAACACTGGCCTTTGCCGCAGGAGAAAAGAACATCAGCTCGCGGGAGGCTAAAGGGCTGCTGAGTAAAGGGAAAAATGTTTTTCTCCTGGATGTGCGGACTCCGGACGAGTATCGCCAGGCCCATCTCAGGGGTGCGGTACTGATTCCGGTCAATGAGATAGAGCGGCGCCTTCGCGAGGTGCCGAAGAACAGGCCGGTGGTAGTTTATTGCGCTGTCGGTTCACGTTCGGGCATGGTTGCAGGATATCTGGCCGGCAAGGGGTACAGTGAGGTCTACAACATGAGCGACGGTATCGTCGGCTGGTATCGGAGCGGATTTTCCATCGAGCGTTGA
- a CDS encoding ArsR/SmtB family transcription factor: MTVEEQALLIRILGHPVRLRIVTELGDRCVCVKEMWQHLCLPQAVVSQHLKVLKESGIVTARREGTRVCYSLQAELMAELVTVLSPRKVPAPCASDPSGRQ, translated from the coding sequence ATGACCGTAGAAGAACAGGCACTGTTGATCAGAATACTTGGTCATCCGGTACGGCTCAGGATCGTGACTGAACTGGGGGACCGGTGCGTCTGCGTCAAGGAAATGTGGCAGCATCTCTGTTTGCCCCAGGCAGTCGTGTCCCAGCATCTGAAGGTTCTGAAGGAGAGCGGAATAGTCACTGCCCGAAGGGAAGGAACAAGGGTCTGCTACTCATTGCAGGCTGAACTGATGGCGGAGCTGGTTACTGTCCTTTCACCACGAAAGGTGCCAGCTCCCTGTGCATCCGATCCGTCAGGGCGGCAATGA
- a CDS encoding methyl-accepting chemotaxis protein: MFFKKYLSSMKSTCIFMLCFGLFMGIVFPFYSWLFFGKGAFTPMYVIGCMLAGIAVGTFCYYIIKQVMKIHVENQWRTLSAIAGQEEMERIGKGGDELKLLLECHDLLLGKVLKMVENVAALSLDINSYHLGIGDQSKEIVQSGEKQVAKEKETLQAVRDMNGFFNDLLLEIEDISRRTDDRASITAEMSATTDMIAGNIKDFTASVLETSASIEEMASSINETATNVEALALSTEQTSSSISEISAVNNNVRDNAQRTSECAEDMRKKATEGMQSMTATLKAMREIEKTNADSFAAINRLSVHSARVGEFLNVIKEVVDQTNLLSLNASIIAAQAGEQGKSFSVVAEEVRSLAKRTSLSAKEIQELVASIQKETAEVQRTISQEKDRIRDGVKISAIANTALEKIAQGTAEASQMVQKIATSTVEQAAASKMITEEAEKNLDRVKQFTGAIHEQKRGIGLIVKALDKMRSFSALISNSTQEQSRGNRLYLKSVMEDNDRVKQLKETAVQQIMMGDVLLNYVTEAGLLNEANSMLAEDMMKKIKVIAALTDRMHRELAPFVVKGQ, translated from the coding sequence ATGTTCTTTAAAAAATACCTTTCCTCGATGAAAAGCACCTGCATCTTCATGCTCTGCTTCGGCCTGTTCATGGGGATCGTTTTTCCGTTTTATTCCTGGCTTTTCTTCGGCAAAGGGGCATTCACCCCCATGTACGTCATCGGCTGCATGTTGGCCGGTATTGCCGTGGGGACGTTCTGCTATTACATTATCAAGCAGGTGATGAAGATCCATGTGGAGAACCAGTGGCGCACGCTTAGTGCCATTGCCGGGCAAGAGGAAATGGAAAGAATCGGTAAAGGGGGAGACGAGCTGAAATTGCTCCTGGAGTGCCATGACCTCCTTCTCGGCAAGGTACTGAAGATGGTGGAAAATGTTGCCGCGCTTTCCCTGGACATCAATTCCTATCACCTTGGGATAGGCGACCAGTCGAAGGAGATTGTTCAAAGCGGTGAAAAGCAGGTCGCCAAGGAAAAGGAGACCCTGCAGGCCGTCCGTGACATGAACGGCTTCTTTAATGACCTGTTGCTGGAGATCGAGGATATTTCCCGGAGGACGGACGATCGGGCTTCCATCACTGCCGAAATGAGTGCAACAACCGATATGATCGCCGGCAATATCAAGGACTTTACGGCATCGGTGCTGGAGACTTCCGCCTCCATCGAGGAGATGGCCTCAAGCATAAATGAAACGGCTACCAACGTAGAGGCACTGGCCCTTTCCACCGAGCAGACCTCCAGTTCCATCAGTGAGATAAGCGCCGTTAACAACAATGTTCGGGACAATGCACAAAGGACCAGTGAGTGCGCTGAAGACATGCGGAAAAAAGCCACGGAAGGCATGCAATCCATGACCGCCACCCTCAAAGCCATGAGGGAGATAGAAAAGACCAACGCCGACTCATTTGCCGCCATCAACCGGCTTTCGGTGCATTCAGCAAGGGTCGGCGAATTTCTCAACGTCATCAAGGAAGTGGTTGATCAGACTAATCTCCTCTCCCTCAATGCATCCATAATTGCTGCCCAGGCCGGGGAACAGGGCAAATCTTTCAGTGTGGTCGCCGAAGAGGTAAGGTCCTTGGCCAAGAGAACCTCCCTTTCGGCAAAGGAAATCCAGGAATTGGTAGCCAGTATTCAGAAGGAAACTGCTGAGGTACAGAGAACCATTTCCCAAGAGAAAGACAGGATCAGGGATGGGGTGAAGATTTCTGCCATTGCCAACACTGCCTTGGAAAAGATTGCCCAGGGGACAGCAGAAGCATCGCAGATGGTGCAGAAAATTGCCACGTCCACCGTCGAGCAGGCTGCCGCCAGCAAAATGATTACGGAAGAAGCTGAAAAAAATCTGGACCGGGTCAAACAATTTACCGGTGCCATCCATGAGCAAAAACGGGGAATCGGGCTGATCGTCAAGGCCCTTGATAAGATGCGCTCCTTCTCCGCTCTTATCTCCAACTCGACTCAGGAACAGTCACGGGGCAACCGCCTTTATCTGAAAAGCGTCATGGAAGATAACGACCGGGTAAAGCAGCTCAAGGAAACGGCTGTACAGCAGATCATGATGGGGGATGTCCTGTTGAATTACGTGACAGAGGCCGGACTGCTCAATGAAGCAAACAGCATGCTGGCCGAGGACATGATGAAAAAGATAAAAGTCATTGCCGCCCTGACGGATCGGATGCACAGGGAGCTGGCACCTTTCGTGGTGAAAGGACAGTAA
- a CDS encoding sensor histidine kinase codes for MKKTAAHQKTAPDMASVAESIIASQSTGIIYLDGDGRIALINARAESMLHTSAGDVTGKRVDMLPLRTPVYRVLSENCREMPVEVSVNGAVLTARSAEVRIPSGESSGEIYELLDVTEEKKEKRHREEIVAMMTHDLKSPLTVLMGYVQALRNEDGTKVHVSLLPCLDEMDRSALKLLAMIEDVLDAYRLEVGLLQTTCSWCDLSAILEACCHDMAREASSRGVRLNHNIESGIPAMNVDGNQLSRVFANIIGNAVKFTPRKGQVTVNAWLGDEKLHVAVTDTGIGIPQKDLPRIFNKYFRSKGANGFRGTGLGLTISKAIVEAHGGAIAVESAVGEGSCFTIVIPCSAA; via the coding sequence ATGAAAAAGACGGCAGCGCACCAAAAAACGGCACCGGATATGGCCTCGGTCGCAGAAAGCATCATCGCCAGCCAGAGCACCGGCATCATCTATCTGGACGGCGACGGCAGGATAGCCCTGATCAATGCCAGGGCAGAGTCAATGTTGCATACTTCTGCCGGTGATGTCACAGGCAAAAGGGTGGACATGTTGCCTCTACGGACACCTGTCTACAGGGTACTGAGCGAAAATTGCCGTGAGATGCCGGTGGAGGTGAGTGTCAACGGTGCCGTATTGACCGCCAGATCAGCGGAGGTGCGAATTCCCTCCGGAGAGTCGTCGGGAGAAATATACGAACTGCTTGATGTGACAGAAGAAAAGAAGGAAAAGAGGCATCGGGAAGAAATCGTTGCCATGATGACCCATGACCTGAAATCTCCTTTGACCGTACTGATGGGCTATGTACAGGCCTTGAGAAACGAAGATGGGACAAAGGTGCATGTCTCGCTTCTGCCGTGTCTGGATGAAATGGACCGAAGCGCACTGAAACTATTGGCCATGATCGAGGACGTGCTGGATGCATACCGTCTGGAAGTGGGGCTGCTGCAGACTACGTGTAGCTGGTGCGATCTTTCCGCCATACTGGAGGCGTGCTGCCATGATATGGCCCGTGAGGCTTCGTCACGGGGGGTACGATTAAACCACAATATCGAAAGTGGTATTCCTGCGATGAATGTGGATGGTAATCAGCTTTCCCGTGTCTTCGCAAATATCATCGGCAATGCGGTCAAATTTACCCCCCGCAAGGGTCAGGTGACGGTCAATGCATGGCTGGGGGATGAAAAGCTGCATGTAGCGGTAACGGACACAGGGATAGGCATTCCCCAGAAAGACCTGCCCCGCATCTTCAACAAGTACTTTCGTTCCAAAGGCGCCAATGGCTTCAGGGGGACAGGTCTTGGCCTGACCATCAGCAAGGCCATCGTCGAGGCCCATGGCGGGGCCATCGCCGTTGAGAGTGCCGTTGGCGAGGGGAGCTGCTTTACCATCGTCATTCCTTGCAGCGCTGCCTAA
- a CDS encoding bacteriohemerythrin has protein sequence MSLITWNQSLSVNVKQFDEQHKKLIDLINKLHDAMKAGKGKDVLGEILQSLVDYTKQHFAAEEALLQKHGYGDYEKHKKEHNLLVMQVADIQKKLKEGSPVLTQTVMTFLKDWLSNHIQREDQKYGPFLNDKGLS, from the coding sequence ATGTCTCTCATCACCTGGAATCAAAGCCTCAGTGTCAATGTAAAGCAGTTCGACGAGCAGCACAAAAAATTGATCGACCTCATCAACAAGCTTCATGACGCCATGAAAGCGGGCAAGGGAAAGGATGTGCTGGGGGAGATCCTGCAATCACTGGTGGATTACACAAAACAACATTTTGCTGCAGAGGAGGCATTGCTGCAGAAGCACGGCTACGGTGACTACGAAAAACACAAAAAAGAGCACAACCTGCTGGTAATGCAGGTGGCTGACATCCAGAAAAAGCTTAAGGAAGGAAGCCCGGTGTTGACCCAGACGGTGATGACATTCCTCAAGGACTGGCTTTCCAACCACATCCAGAGAGAGGACCAAAAATACGGTCCCTTCCTTAATGACAAAGGGCTTTCCTGA
- a CDS encoding response regulator, giving the protein MANVLIVDDSSTMRKIISRSLRQAGLVVDDIFEAGDGIEGLSVLGEKKVDLILSDINMPNMDGLEFIKQVRASGKQIPIVMITTEGGEDVLKDAMSSGASDSIKKPFTPEQLNEKLGGLL; this is encoded by the coding sequence ATGGCAAATGTATTGATTGTGGACGATTCTTCAACAATGAGAAAGATAATCTCCCGCTCGTTGCGGCAGGCAGGTCTGGTCGTCGATGACATTTTCGAGGCGGGCGACGGCATCGAAGGGCTCAGCGTGCTGGGAGAGAAAAAGGTCGATCTGATTCTCTCCGACATCAACATGCCCAACATGGATGGCCTCGAGTTCATCAAACAGGTGCGGGCAAGCGGCAAGCAAATACCGATTGTCATGATCACCACCGAGGGGGGAGAGGATGTGCTGAAAGATGCCATGTCCAGCGGCGCCAGCGACAGCATCAAGAAGCCGTTCACTCCGGAACAGCTCAACGAAAAGTTGGGAGGTCTGCTGTGA
- a CDS encoding chemotaxis protein CheX, with amino-acid sequence MTLNSAVSKAVNMQEEDLAGYVIHATKEVFNTMVMLDLEDSYPLREPVTTFHCSVTGMVGLAGTYTGILSIHCPKTFALRITSNMLGMDVADVGEDVNDALGEIANMLGGYVKQILSKGGLDINLSIPTVISGEEYTVNSMSDDNCVIIPFTNEGERFLVALKLRKEG; translated from the coding sequence ATGACACTCAATAGCGCTGTTTCAAAGGCAGTCAACATGCAGGAAGAAGATCTGGCCGGATATGTCATCCATGCCACCAAGGAAGTGTTCAATACCATGGTCATGCTTGACCTGGAGGATTCTTACCCTCTGCGGGAGCCGGTTACCACCTTCCATTGCAGCGTAACCGGCATGGTCGGCCTGGCCGGCACCTATACCGGCATCCTTTCCATCCATTGCCCGAAGACCTTTGCCTTGCGCATCACCTCCAACATGCTGGGGATGGATGTGGCGGATGTGGGAGAGGATGTGAACGATGCCCTGGGAGAGATTGCCAATATGCTGGGGGGGTATGTGAAGCAGATCCTATCCAAGGGTGGGCTTGATATCAATCTTTCCATTCCGACCGTGATTTCAGGCGAAGAATATACCGTCAATTCCATGTCCGATGATAATTGTGTCATCATTCCCTTCACCAATGAAGGGGAGCGGTTTCTGGTGGCGTTGAAGCTGCGCAAGGAAGGTTAA
- a CDS encoding response regulator has protein sequence MAGFEKLQEMLDAALKQAGEESSMLLGVTLSSGDSDIINTNRKSYFADMDDAVFVVAVESKEEYQGYFYLLFSLGDAIVMSSILLGIPAPRIAEKRRLRIMEADDIDAFGEIANQIIGSFNSVFQPKLPQKVHLKLLPPPKKYIPEIDQLTDAEPLPEGDYLMYRAPLEIEGQEMHYLDIMVPPELANLFDPQQEEKAAAASPEAATKAEAGDADTESAPRTQSILILCEDVDERQTVREYLAATGFDLVDAPLGADLHELLKETEVRVAVIEVNETGERDLAVCNRVCAQSSKASLPIIMCAGQWTRTAVLKALTYGASDILMKPFDADELMAKVQKYLHAA, from the coding sequence ATGGCAGGATTCGAAAAATTGCAGGAGATGCTCGATGCCGCGCTGAAACAGGCGGGGGAAGAGAGCAGCATGCTCCTTGGGGTGACCCTCTCCTCTGGCGATTCCGACATCATAAACACCAACCGCAAAAGTTACTTCGCCGATATGGACGATGCGGTTTTTGTTGTTGCGGTCGAATCCAAGGAGGAATATCAGGGTTACTTTTACCTGCTCTTTTCCCTTGGCGATGCCATCGTCATGAGCAGCATCCTTTTAGGCATTCCGGCTCCACGCATTGCGGAAAAACGCAGGCTGCGCATCATGGAGGCAGACGACATCGATGCTTTCGGTGAAATTGCCAATCAGATCATCGGCTCGTTCAACTCTGTTTTTCAGCCGAAATTGCCCCAGAAGGTGCACCTGAAACTGCTGCCCCCGCCAAAAAAATATATTCCGGAGATAGATCAGCTCACGGATGCCGAGCCGCTGCCCGAAGGTGACTATCTTATGTATCGGGCGCCCCTTGAGATAGAAGGACAGGAGATGCACTATCTGGATATCATGGTGCCTCCAGAACTGGCCAATCTCTTTGATCCGCAACAGGAAGAAAAAGCGGCGGCAGCTTCGCCGGAGGCCGCCACCAAGGCAGAAGCCGGCGATGCCGATACCGAAAGTGCCCCCCGTACCCAGTCCATCCTTATTCTTTGTGAGGATGTCGACGAGCGGCAGACGGTCAGGGAGTACCTGGCCGCCACCGGCTTTGATCTGGTGGATGCCCCTCTGGGTGCCGATCTCCATGAGCTGCTCAAGGAAACCGAGGTCAGGGTGGCGGTAATCGAGGTGAATGAAACGGGAGAACGTGACCTGGCGGTATGCAACAGGGTGTGTGCCCAGAGCAGCAAGGCTTCCCTTCCCATCATCATGTGTGCCGGACAATGGACCAGGACAGCGGTGCTCAAGGCACTTACCTACGGGGCCAGCGACATCCTCATGAAGCCTTTCGATGCCGATGAACTGATGGCCAAGGTACAGAAGTACCTGCATGCCGCGTGA
- a CDS encoding tetratricopeptide repeat protein, translated as MKFAGPFKHTGLPLALFFCRCLAGAGLLILCLLDAAEATAQELARLQRVEVGQQASSTRLDLKLDQATTYTVAESANRIRLTLKDTDGPLFRKLNTYTDSHISGIRFSQRGKDLQITIGTRDAVPCLRIMDLAEGILTVNVGKENGQPAVPAIVPGRELILQGTARLVTDFDPPLKAEIPFVPTDPDQLQKVAVDAEVKLFQRGESFLYKEMGAEAAEIFAWFTGRDTPLRPLACYRLGESLYLLGKYDAALNAFREGEQRWPAYMAFNPATTFYFADSIARMGNLADGRKMLARLIAQLAEKTYAPLLLDRLADILARNGRDKEAVAIFGTIAEGFPETEAAYHALLKLADRRLFSVSADTYQPLAEQYRSIHRAAGAVSLRDDANFKAALMESLYGQADKALAAVIQYEKQYPQGTFVTIAHSMRQELLLQVYLEMYRAKNYPGLIDLAQQNRDYLARCFSDEMFIHRLAEAFSHLQRPAGKVELFNHLAERDWTERAAPFIYGQIVDTSMAMGNLAMADLTAANFLRRFPNHPDYRHMLEHRGEIAFLKKNLPGVVAELFWLAKPKEKAAQLNSYYYLGKALTAQKDYKRGEKVLGQFVDGLSQSKASSTFAGDAYFTLGTARRGRGDHRGAMAAYVAGLEVAGGGMKEQFLFAMGEMELQMKNYGEAKGHWNRILKEGTDPVWRRMAEQGLGDLQWKEKMETLTR; from the coding sequence ATGAAATTTGCCGGTCCCTTCAAGCATACAGGGCTGCCCCTTGCCCTTTTTTTCTGCCGCTGCCTGGCCGGGGCGGGCCTGCTCATCCTTTGCCTCTTGGATGCAGCCGAGGCAACGGCCCAAGAACTTGCCCGCCTGCAACGGGTGGAGGTCGGTCAACAGGCTTCGTCGACCCGTCTTGACCTGAAGCTCGATCAAGCAACAACTTACACTGTGGCGGAGTCGGCGAACAGGATCCGCCTTACCCTCAAGGACACCGACGGACCTCTCTTCAGAAAATTAAATACCTATACCGATTCCCATATCTCCGGCATCCGCTTCTCCCAGAGGGGCAAAGACCTGCAGATAACCATCGGCACCAGGGACGCCGTCCCCTGCTTGCGCATCATGGATCTGGCTGAAGGAATTCTGACTGTCAATGTGGGCAAGGAGAATGGACAGCCGGCTGTACCGGCCATCGTTCCGGGGAGGGAACTGATACTGCAAGGGACGGCCAGGCTTGTGACCGACTTCGATCCACCGCTCAAGGCCGAGATACCCTTTGTTCCCACCGACCCGGATCAGCTGCAGAAGGTGGCTGTCGATGCGGAGGTAAAACTATTCCAGCGCGGGGAGAGTTTTCTCTATAAGGAGATGGGGGCTGAGGCCGCAGAGATCTTCGCCTGGTTTACCGGCAGGGACACTCCCCTGCGGCCGCTGGCCTGCTATCGCCTGGGGGAGTCCCTTTACCTGCTCGGCAAATATGACGCAGCCCTCAATGCTTTCAGGGAGGGAGAGCAGCGCTGGCCCGCCTATATGGCTTTCAATCCTGCCACGACCTTTTACTTTGCCGACAGCATCGCCAGGATGGGAAATCTTGCCGATGGGCGAAAGATGCTGGCCCGCCTCATCGCCCAACTGGCGGAAAAGACTTACGCGCCGCTTCTGCTTGATCGACTGGCGGACATTCTGGCCCGGAACGGCCGGGATAAAGAGGCTGTTGCCATATTCGGAACGATTGCCGAAGGTTTTCCGGAAACCGAGGCCGCTTATCACGCTCTGTTGAAACTTGCCGACAGACGCCTGTTTTCCGTAAGCGCCGATACCTACCAGCCGCTGGCAGAGCAATACCGGTCCATCCACAGAGCTGCCGGCGCTGTTTCCCTCAGGGATGACGCCAATTTCAAGGCGGCATTGATGGAATCCCTGTACGGCCAGGCAGATAAGGCTCTGGCAGCGGTCATTCAATATGAAAAGCAATATCCGCAGGGAACTTTTGTGACCATTGCCCATAGCATGCGCCAGGAACTGCTGCTGCAGGTATATCTGGAAATGTACAGGGCCAAGAACTATCCGGGATTGATCGACCTGGCCCAGCAGAATCGTGACTATCTTGCCCGCTGTTTCAGCGATGAAATGTTCATCCACCGCCTTGCCGAAGCCTTTTCCCATTTGCAGAGGCCGGCGGGAAAGGTGGAGCTGTTCAATCATCTTGCCGAGCGTGATTGGACGGAAAGGGCGGCCCCCTTTATTTACGGGCAGATTGTCGATACGTCCATGGCCATGGGCAATCTTGCCATGGCAGACCTGACGGCCGCCAATTTCCTGCGCAGGTTTCCAAACCACCCGGATTACCGGCACATGCTGGAGCATCGGGGAGAAATCGCCTTTCTGAAGAAAAACCTGCCGGGGGTGGTGGCGGAACTTTTCTGGCTGGCAAAGCCGAAAGAAAAGGCTGCCCAGCTGAACAGTTATTATTACCTGGGCAAGGCACTTACGGCGCAGAAGGATTACAAAAGGGGGGAGAAGGTGCTGGGACAATTTGTCGATGGCCTGTCCCAATCGAAAGCCTCTTCCACATTTGCCGGTGATGCCTATTTCACCCTCGGCACCGCCCGCAGAGGGAGGGGGGACCATCGGGGGGCGATGGCCGCCTATGTTGCCGGTCTTGAAGTAGCTGGCGGCGGAATGAAGGAACAGTTCCTGTTTGCCATGGGAGAGATGGAGCTGCAGATGAAAAACTACGGGGAGGCCAAGGGCCACTGGAACAGGATACTCAAGGAAGGAACGGACCCGGTCTGGCGCCGCATGGCCGAGCAGGGACTGGGCGACCTGCAATGGAAGGAAAAAATGGAGACATTAACCCGATAA
- the flgB gene encoding flagellar basal body rod protein FlgB: protein MPVDGIFGSTVDILGKSLDLRAKNHNHISANVANAETPGYMPTRLSFESELKDAVKGKGIGKGAVTHPRHIPLKGKGGSVEEVAGTVVETPAKSVGMDNNAVELENEMGKMAENQIMYNASVQLLGKKFEGLKYAIKGGN, encoded by the coding sequence ATGCCTGTAGATGGAATATTTGGTTCCACCGTGGATATTTTGGGTAAATCCCTCGATTTGAGGGCGAAAAATCATAATCACATTTCGGCCAATGTTGCCAATGCCGAAACCCCCGGTTACATGCCGACCCGGCTCTCCTTCGAATCGGAACTGAAGGACGCGGTCAAGGGTAAGGGGATTGGCAAGGGTGCCGTCACCCACCCGCGTCACATACCCCTCAAAGGCAAGGGGGGATCTGTCGAGGAAGTGGCCGGGACGGTGGTCGAGACCCCGGCCAAATCGGTGGGGATGGACAATAACGCCGTCGAGCTGGAAAACGAGATGGGCAAAATGGCGGAGAACCAGATCATGTACAACGCCAGCGTACAACTCCTGGGTAAAAAGTTCGAAGGACTCAAGTACGCGATAAAAGGGGGTAACTGA
- the flgC gene encoding flagellar basal body rod protein FlgC: protein MDFFTSMDISASALTAERTRMNLISSNLANAGSTRTAEGGPYKRKDAVFAAEPVVEPFSSILKKAGGSMEPKQVGVVQITEDQTPPRLQYDPTHPDADAKGYVALPNVNVVEEMADMIAATRTYEANVTAAQAAKSMALKTLELGR from the coding sequence ATGGATTTTTTCACCTCGATGGACATAAGTGCCTCGGCCCTTACCGCCGAAAGAACACGCATGAATCTCATCTCCAGCAACCTGGCCAATGCCGGGTCCACCAGGACTGCCGAGGGGGGACCCTACAAGCGCAAGGATGCCGTTTTTGCTGCTGAACCAGTTGTCGAACCGTTCAGCTCGATACTGAAGAAAGCGGGAGGGAGTATGGAGCCGAAGCAGGTGGGGGTGGTGCAGATCACCGAGGACCAGACGCCGCCACGCCTGCAGTACGACCCGACCCATCCCGATGCCGATGCCAAGGGTTATGTGGCCCTGCCCAATGTCAACGTGGTGGAAGAAATGGCAGATATGATTGCCGCCACCCGCACCTATGAAGCAAACGTCACCGCAGCCCAGGCAGCGAAGAGCATGGCGTTGAAAACCCTGGAGCTCGGCCGATGA
- the fliE gene encoding flagellar hook-basal body complex protein FliE, with protein MVIKAIESGTGIEHAFPSPVAKETAGAAPAESFSKYLGEMVGKVNDMQLSADKSIQSLATGEATGLHEVMLAVEKASISFQFLNQVRNKAVEAYQEIMRMPV; from the coding sequence ATGGTCATTAAAGCGATCGAGAGTGGTACCGGGATTGAGCATGCCTTTCCCTCGCCGGTGGCAAAGGAAACAGCCGGCGCGGCGCCTGCCGAGAGCTTCAGCAAGTACCTGGGGGAAATGGTCGGCAAGGTAAACGACATGCAGCTGTCGGCCGATAAATCCATCCAAAGCTTGGCCACAGGCGAAGCCACAGGTCTGCACGAGGTCATGCTGGCCGTGGAAAAGGCGAGCATTTCTTTCCAGTTTCTCAATCAGGTGCGCAACAAGGCAGTAGAAGCCTATCAGGAAATCATGAGGATGCCGGTTTAA